In Micromonospora sp. NBC_01813, the following are encoded in one genomic region:
- the sucC gene encoding ADP-forming succinate--CoA ligase subunit beta codes for MDLYEYQGRELFERHGLPVLAGGVATTPEEARAIAERLGGRVVVKAQVKVGGRGKAGGVKLAEGADEATTHATNILGMDIKGHTVHKVMLTVTADIAEEYYLSYLLDRANRTFLCIASVAGGMDIEQVAAETPERVAKIAIDANVGVDQAKAAEIVAAAAFPAELADQIIEIAVRLWQAFIAEDATLVEVNPLARTTEGRVLCLDAKVTLDENAGFRHPDHEAMVDQSAVDPLEQRAKEKDLNYVKLDGSVGIIGNGAGLVMSTLDVVAYAGEAHGGVKPANFLDIGGGASAAVMANGLEIVLSDPDVRTVFVNVFGGITACDEVANGIIQALSLLEQRGETVTKPLVVRLDGNNAEAGRAILDSAANPLVERVDTMDGAAERAAQLAAAAPGRPEGQ; via the coding sequence GTGGACCTGTACGAGTACCAGGGGCGCGAGCTGTTCGAGCGACACGGGTTGCCCGTGCTCGCCGGCGGTGTCGCCACCACCCCGGAAGAGGCCCGCGCGATCGCCGAGCGCCTCGGCGGCCGTGTCGTGGTCAAGGCCCAGGTCAAGGTCGGTGGTCGAGGCAAGGCCGGCGGCGTGAAGCTGGCCGAGGGCGCCGATGAGGCGACCACCCACGCCACCAACATCCTCGGCATGGACATCAAGGGCCACACCGTCCACAAGGTAATGCTGACGGTGACGGCCGACATCGCCGAGGAGTACTACCTGTCGTACCTGCTTGACCGGGCCAACCGGACCTTCCTCTGCATCGCCAGCGTCGCTGGCGGGATGGACATCGAACAGGTCGCGGCGGAGACCCCGGAGCGGGTGGCGAAGATCGCCATCGACGCCAACGTCGGGGTGGACCAGGCCAAGGCCGCCGAGATCGTGGCCGCGGCCGCCTTCCCGGCCGAGCTCGCCGACCAGATCATCGAGATCGCGGTCCGCCTGTGGCAGGCCTTCATCGCCGAGGACGCCACCCTGGTCGAGGTCAACCCGCTGGCCCGGACCACCGAGGGCCGGGTGCTCTGCCTGGACGCCAAGGTCACCCTCGACGAGAACGCCGGCTTCCGGCACCCCGACCACGAAGCGATGGTCGACCAGTCCGCCGTCGACCCGCTGGAGCAGCGGGCCAAGGAGAAGGACCTCAACTACGTCAAGCTCGACGGGTCGGTCGGCATCATCGGCAACGGTGCGGGGCTGGTCATGTCCACTCTCGACGTGGTGGCCTACGCGGGTGAGGCCCACGGCGGCGTCAAGCCGGCCAACTTCCTCGACATCGGCGGCGGCGCCAGCGCCGCGGTGATGGCCAACGGGCTGGAGATCGTGCTCTCCGACCCGGACGTACGGACCGTGTTCGTCAACGTCTTCGGCGGCATCACCGCCTGTGACGAGGTCGCGAACGGGATCATCCAGGCGCTGTCCCTGCTCGAACAGCGCGGCGAGACGGTGACCAAGCCGCTGGTGGTACGCCTCGACGGCAACAACGCCGAAGCCGGCCGGGCCATCCTCGACTCGGCCGCCAACCCTCTCGTCGAGCGGGTCGACACCATGGACGGAGCGGCCGAGCGGGCCGCACAGCTCGCCGCAGCGGCCCCCGGCCGCCCGGAAGGACAGTGA
- the sucD gene encoding succinate--CoA ligase subunit alpha — MAIWLTKDSKVIVQGMTGSEGSKHTRRMLAAGTNVVGGVNPRKAGQQVEFGDVKLPVFASVAEAMRQTGADVTVIFVPPAFSKAAVVEAVDAEIPLAVVITEGIPVHDSTAFWAHNVANGSKTRIVGPNCPGIASPGASNAGIIPADITPAGRIGLVSKSGTLTYQLMYELRDIGFSTCVGIGGDPVIGTTHIDALAAFQDDPDTDAIVMIGEIGGDAEERAADFIKANVTKPVVGYIAGFTAPPGKTMGHAGAIISGSAGTAEAKQAALEAAGVKVGRTPSETARLMRQVITGA; from the coding sequence ATGGCGATCTGGCTGACCAAGGACTCCAAGGTCATCGTGCAGGGGATGACCGGCTCGGAGGGCTCCAAGCACACCCGGCGGATGCTCGCCGCCGGCACCAACGTCGTCGGCGGCGTCAACCCGCGCAAGGCGGGCCAGCAGGTCGAGTTCGGCGACGTCAAACTGCCGGTCTTCGCCAGTGTCGCGGAGGCGATGCGGCAGACCGGGGCGGACGTCACGGTGATCTTCGTCCCGCCGGCGTTCTCCAAGGCCGCGGTGGTCGAGGCGGTCGACGCCGAGATCCCGCTGGCGGTGGTGATCACCGAGGGCATCCCGGTGCACGACTCGACCGCCTTCTGGGCGCACAACGTGGCCAACGGCAGCAAGACCCGCATCGTCGGGCCGAACTGCCCCGGCATCGCCTCCCCGGGCGCGTCCAACGCCGGCATCATCCCGGCGGACATCACCCCGGCCGGCCGGATCGGCCTGGTCAGCAAGAGCGGCACGCTGACCTACCAGTTGATGTACGAACTGCGGGACATCGGCTTCTCCACCTGCGTCGGCATCGGTGGCGACCCGGTCATCGGCACCACCCACATCGACGCCCTCGCGGCCTTCCAGGACGACCCGGACACCGACGCGATCGTGATGATCGGTGAGATCGGGGGCGACGCCGAGGAGCGGGCCGCCGACTTCATCAAGGCGAACGTGACCAAGCCGGTGGTCGGCTACATCGCCGGCTTCACCGCGCCGCCCGGCAAGACCATGGGGCACGCGGGCGCGATCATCTCCGGCTCGGCGGGCACCGCCGAGGCCAAGCAGGCCGCCCTGGAGGCGGCCGGCGTGAAGGTCGGTCGTACGCCGAGCGAGACCGCCCGGCTGATGCGCCAGGTCATCACCGGCGCCTGA
- a CDS encoding cell division protein PerM: protein MAAHPPQPRPRSADRGVPDSATRPPRGGQSRRGRAPLVVAAAVNTLWAVLVSYLPVAAVTWLIRLAEGESSVPGAAQVGLAAWLLGHGVPLETPTGPLGLPPLMLSALAAWRIYRAGVHTTRAIGGRRSGSPGQVLLVAIAVGIAYGGIGAAAAVATDATVTAVDPTRAALGTGVFGALAALLGAARTTGTLDRLSLRCPAPLRNGIRAGLVATLLVLAAGAAAAGLSVAIGGGDAADTIGVYRAGVAGQAGITVLSVAYAPNATVWAAAYLLGPGFALGADTAVRTSEVTLGSLPAVPLFAGLPNGPAGGLSAALLALPVLAAMTTGWVLNRRWQSADGTGQVGWIALLGAAAISGPIAGLLLGLAAAASGGPLGAGRLAEIGPVPWQVAAAAGAVVTVAAVVGAAAARSVAAPTVDRTG from the coding sequence ATGGCCGCCCACCCCCCGCAACCCCGGCCGCGATCGGCGGATCGCGGCGTGCCCGACAGTGCCACCCGGCCACCCCGGGGCGGCCAGTCCCGGCGCGGGCGGGCACCGCTGGTCGTCGCCGCAGCCGTCAACACGTTGTGGGCGGTGCTGGTGTCCTACCTGCCGGTGGCGGCGGTGACGTGGCTCATCCGGCTCGCGGAAGGTGAATCGTCGGTGCCCGGCGCGGCCCAGGTCGGCCTGGCCGCCTGGTTGCTCGGGCACGGCGTACCGCTGGAGACGCCGACCGGTCCGCTCGGCCTGCCGCCGCTGATGCTCAGCGCGCTCGCCGCCTGGCGGATCTACCGGGCCGGGGTGCACACCACCCGGGCGATCGGCGGGCGCCGCAGCGGATCGCCGGGCCAGGTCCTGCTCGTCGCGATCGCCGTCGGGATCGCCTATGGCGGCATCGGCGCCGCGGCGGCGGTCGCCACCGACGCCACGGTGACGGCGGTCGACCCGACCCGCGCCGCGCTCGGGACGGGCGTGTTCGGCGCCCTGGCCGCGCTGCTCGGCGCGGCGCGGACCACCGGCACACTGGACCGCCTGTCGCTGCGCTGCCCGGCACCGCTACGTAACGGAATCCGGGCCGGGCTCGTCGCGACGCTGCTGGTTCTCGCGGCCGGTGCCGCGGCGGCCGGACTGTCGGTGGCGATCGGCGGCGGGGATGCCGCCGACACCATCGGCGTGTACCGCGCGGGCGTCGCCGGCCAGGCCGGAATCACCGTGCTCAGCGTGGCATACGCCCCCAACGCCACCGTGTGGGCGGCGGCCTATCTGCTCGGGCCGGGCTTCGCGCTCGGCGCCGACACAGCCGTACGGACCAGCGAGGTGACCCTCGGCAGCCTGCCGGCGGTGCCGTTGTTCGCCGGGCTGCCGAACGGGCCGGCGGGTGGACTCAGCGCCGCGCTGCTGGCGCTGCCCGTCCTGGCCGCGATGACCACCGGCTGGGTGCTGAACAGGCGTTGGCAGTCCGCTGACGGCACTGGACAGGTCGGCTGGATCGCGCTGCTGGGTGCGGCCGCGATCAGCGGGCCGATCGCCGGGCTGCTGCTCGGCCTGGCCGCCGCCGCCTCCGGCGGTCCGCTCGGTGCCGGCCGGCTCGCCGAGATCGGGCCGGTGCCCTGGCAGGTGGCGGCCGCAGCCGGCGCGGTGGTGACTGTCGCGGCGGTGGTCGGTGCGGCTGCGGCGCGGTCGGTCGCGGCACCGACAGTGGACCGCACTGGCTGA
- a CDS encoding DUF4190 domain-containing protein, translating into MQPGYPGQDPYGQQPQQPQDPTSSPPSDPYGQPSYGQPSDPYGQPAYGQPPTSGQPAYGQPAPGQPYGDPYAQQPVPGQPYPAPGYGMPGQPKNNTLGLVGMIVGITSIVLALCCPLLGIPAAIAGVVLGFLGRNKADQGLADNRGQAMAGLICGAVGVVLGIANAILGVVLNTGGGFSGF; encoded by the coding sequence GTGCAGCCCGGCTACCCAGGCCAGGATCCGTACGGCCAGCAGCCCCAGCAGCCCCAGGATCCCACATCATCGCCGCCCTCCGACCCGTACGGGCAGCCCTCCTACGGCCAGCCTTCCGACCCGTACGGACAGCCGGCCTACGGGCAGCCGCCGACCTCCGGCCAGCCCGCGTACGGGCAGCCCGCACCGGGCCAGCCGTATGGCGACCCGTACGCCCAGCAGCCGGTGCCGGGCCAGCCGTACCCCGCGCCCGGTTACGGCATGCCGGGGCAGCCGAAGAACAACACCCTCGGCCTGGTCGGCATGATCGTCGGTATCACCTCGATCGTGCTCGCGCTGTGCTGCCCGCTGCTGGGCATCCCGGCGGCGATCGCCGGTGTGGTGCTCGGTTTCCTCGGTCGCAACAAGGCTGATCAGGGCCTGGCGGACAACCGTGGCCAGGCGATGGCCGGTCTGATCTGCGGCGCGGTCGGTGTGGTGCTCGGTATCGCGAACGCCATTCTCGGCGTCGTGTTGAACACCGGCGGCGGATTCAGCGGCTTCTGA
- the purN gene encoding phosphoribosylglycinamide formyltransferase, whose protein sequence is MTSSPARLVVLVSGSGTNLQALLGAATDPAYGAEVVAVGADRDGIAGLDRAKAAGVPTFVTKVSNHQSRADWDAALTAEVTAHRPDLVVSAGFLKLVGTQFLTAVGDRYINTHNSLLPAFPGMNGPRDALAYGVKLAGATLFFVDAGVDTGPIIAQVAVPVEPDDDEASLTERIKEAERAQLVEYVGRLVRHGWSISHRKVTIG, encoded by the coding sequence GTGACATCGTCCCCGGCCAGACTCGTCGTGCTGGTCTCCGGCTCCGGCACCAACCTGCAGGCGCTGCTCGGCGCCGCCACGGATCCGGCGTACGGCGCCGAGGTGGTGGCCGTCGGCGCGGACCGCGACGGCATCGCCGGGCTCGACCGGGCCAAGGCGGCGGGCGTGCCGACCTTCGTGACGAAGGTGAGCAACCACCAGAGCCGGGCGGACTGGGACGCCGCGCTGACCGCCGAGGTCACCGCGCACCGGCCCGACCTGGTCGTCTCGGCCGGCTTCCTGAAGCTGGTCGGCACCCAGTTCCTGACCGCCGTCGGCGATCGTTACATCAACACCCACAACTCGCTGCTCCCGGCCTTCCCGGGCATGAACGGCCCCCGGGACGCGCTCGCGTACGGGGTGAAACTGGCCGGGGCCACGCTGTTCTTCGTCGACGCCGGAGTGGACACCGGCCCGATCATCGCGCAGGTGGCGGTGCCGGTCGAGCCGGACGACGACGAGGCGAGCCTCACCGAGCGGATCAAGGAAGCGGAACGGGCGCAGCTCGTCGAGTACGTCGGCCGGCTGGTCCGGCACGGCTGGAGCATCTCGCACCGAAAGGTCACCATCGGATGA
- the purH gene encoding bifunctional phosphoribosylaminoimidazolecarboxamide formyltransferase/IMP cyclohydrolase has protein sequence MNPITTVPGGRRPVRRALISVYDKTGLAELATLLHAAGVEIVSTGSTATTIAAAGVPVVRVEDVTGFPECLDGRVKTLHPHIHAGLLADLRSGAHVAQLADLGVAPFDLLVSNLYPFQQTVASGADLDGCVEQIDIGGPAMVRAAAKNHASVAVVTSVSAYPVIEQALADGGFTLTQRRALAARAFADIAEYDVAVADWCARELVGAAADEAAVGGAASVGTDQAATTGPADWPAFAGTALRRGSVLRYGENPHQRAALYVDPAAPAGLAQAEQLHGKEMSYNNYVDADAAWRAVNDFTAPAVAIIKHANPCGIAVGVDVAQAHRKAHACDPVSAYGGVIAVNRPVTAELAGQIAEIFTEVVVAPGFDPGAVEALTAKKNLRLLVAPAWQPAAVEWRQVTGGTLAQTADRIDAAGDDPATWRLATGSPADDDTLADLAFAWRAVRAVKSNAILLAADTATVGVGMGQVNRVDAAQLAVRRAGADRVSGAVAASDAFFPFADGLQVLLDAGVRAVVQPGGSLRDEEVIAAATAAGATMYLTGTRHFFH, from the coding sequence ATGAACCCGATCACCACTGTCCCCGGCGGCCGTCGCCCGGTCCGTCGTGCGCTGATCAGCGTCTACGACAAGACCGGCCTCGCCGAGTTGGCCACCCTGCTGCACGCCGCCGGGGTGGAGATCGTCTCCACCGGGTCCACGGCGACCACCATCGCCGCCGCCGGGGTGCCGGTGGTACGGGTCGAGGACGTCACCGGTTTCCCGGAGTGCCTGGACGGTCGGGTGAAGACCCTGCATCCGCACATTCACGCCGGTCTGCTCGCCGACCTGCGCTCCGGTGCGCACGTCGCGCAGCTCGCCGACCTCGGTGTCGCCCCGTTCGACCTGCTGGTGTCCAACCTGTACCCGTTCCAGCAGACCGTGGCATCCGGCGCCGACCTGGACGGCTGCGTCGAGCAGATCGACATCGGTGGCCCGGCGATGGTCCGGGCGGCGGCGAAGAACCACGCCAGCGTCGCGGTGGTCACCTCGGTGTCGGCGTACCCGGTGATCGAGCAGGCCCTGGCCGACGGCGGCTTCACCCTGACCCAGCGCCGCGCCCTCGCGGCGCGTGCCTTCGCCGACATCGCCGAGTACGACGTGGCGGTCGCCGACTGGTGCGCCCGCGAGCTGGTCGGCGCGGCCGCCGACGAGGCGGCGGTCGGCGGTGCGGCCTCCGTCGGCACCGATCAGGCGGCGACCACCGGCCCGGCCGACTGGCCCGCGTTCGCCGGGACGGCCCTGCGCCGGGGCAGCGTGCTGCGCTACGGCGAGAACCCGCACCAGCGGGCCGCGCTCTACGTCGACCCGGCGGCACCGGCCGGGCTGGCCCAGGCCGAGCAGTTGCACGGCAAGGAGATGTCGTACAACAACTACGTCGACGCCGATGCCGCCTGGCGGGCGGTCAACGACTTCACCGCCCCGGCGGTGGCGATCATCAAGCACGCCAACCCGTGCGGGATCGCGGTCGGCGTCGACGTCGCGCAGGCGCACCGCAAGGCGCACGCCTGCGACCCGGTCTCCGCCTACGGCGGGGTGATCGCGGTCAACCGGCCGGTCACCGCGGAGTTGGCCGGCCAGATCGCGGAGATCTTCACCGAGGTCGTGGTGGCGCCCGGGTTCGACCCCGGCGCGGTGGAGGCCCTCACCGCGAAGAAGAACCTGCGGCTGCTGGTCGCCCCGGCCTGGCAGCCGGCCGCCGTCGAGTGGCGGCAGGTCACCGGCGGTACGTTGGCGCAGACCGCCGACCGGATCGACGCCGCCGGCGACGATCCGGCGACCTGGCGGCTGGCCACCGGCTCGCCGGCCGACGACGACACGCTGGCCGACCTGGCGTTCGCCTGGCGGGCGGTACGCGCGGTGAAGAGCAACGCGATCCTGCTCGCCGCCGACACCGCGACCGTCGGGGTCGGCATGGGCCAGGTCAACCGGGTCGACGCCGCGCAGCTGGCGGTACGCCGGGCCGGCGCCGATCGGGTCAGCGGGGCGGTGGCCGCCTCGGACGCCTTCTTCCCGTTCGCCGACGGACTTCAGGTGCTGCTCGACGCCGGGGTGCGGGCGGTGGTGCAGCCCGGTGGATCACTGCGGGACGAGGAAGTGATCGCGGCGGCGACCGCCGCCGGGGCCACCATGTATCTGACCGGCACCCGGCACTTTTTCCACTGA
- a CDS encoding pentapeptide repeat-containing protein produces MATAEHRVEERIVGADWALDEFERIHFERCEFIDVDLTEAALAGCVFTNCVLANVRANAATFTRCALLHCVIRRSSFFDATFDDCKLTGTQFLDCTLRPLHLVGGDWAFVLLRGQDLTGTKLSGLRLREADLSEANLSRADLTGADLGYARLTNAKLRGADLRGADLAGVQLRGLDVTGARIDLAQAVLFAAAYGADVRP; encoded by the coding sequence GTGGCGACGGCCGAGCATCGCGTCGAGGAACGGATCGTCGGTGCCGACTGGGCGCTCGACGAGTTCGAACGGATCCATTTCGAGCGCTGCGAGTTCATCGACGTCGACCTGACCGAGGCGGCGCTGGCCGGCTGCGTGTTCACCAACTGTGTGCTGGCCAACGTGCGGGCGAACGCGGCGACGTTCACCCGTTGCGCGTTGCTGCACTGCGTGATCCGGCGTTCGTCGTTCTTCGACGCGACCTTCGACGACTGCAAACTGACCGGCACCCAGTTCCTCGACTGCACCTTGCGGCCACTGCACCTGGTCGGCGGTGACTGGGCGTTCGTGCTGCTGCGCGGGCAGGACCTGACCGGGACGAAGCTGTCCGGGCTGCGGCTGCGGGAAGCCGACCTGAGCGAGGCGAACCTGAGCCGGGCGGATCTGACCGGGGCGGACCTCGGCTACGCCCGGTTGACCAACGCGAAGCTGCGCGGGGCGGATCTGCGCGGTGCCGACCTGGCCGGGGTGCAGTTGCGCGGCCTCGACGTCACCGGGGCGCGGATCGATCTGGCGCAGGCGGTGCTGTTCGCGGCCGCGTACGGTGCCGACGTGCGTCCCTGA
- a CDS encoding bifunctional methylenetetrahydrofolate dehydrogenase/methenyltetrahydrofolate cyclohydrolase: MTARILDGKAAAAAIKDQLRTRVKALAEQGVVPGLGTVLVGDDPGSHAYVDGKHRDCAEVGIASLRRDLPVDASQEQVEAVVAELNADPACHGYIVQLPMPAQIDTQRVLERVDPNKDADGLHPVNLGRLVLGFDAPVACTPRGIVELLRRNEIRLRGAEVVVIGRGTTVGRPLGLLLTRRSENATVTLCHTGTLDLGDHTRRAEIVIAAAGVPGLVTAEMITPGTTVIDVGITRVIGENGKGQYTGDVSPDVAEVAGAVAPVPGGIGPMTRAMLLTNVVELAERGIAGR; encoded by the coding sequence GTGACCGCGAGAATACTGGACGGCAAGGCGGCGGCCGCTGCCATCAAGGACCAACTGCGTACCCGGGTCAAGGCCCTCGCCGAGCAGGGCGTGGTGCCCGGGCTGGGGACCGTGCTGGTCGGCGACGATCCCGGCTCCCATGCGTACGTCGACGGCAAGCACCGCGACTGCGCCGAGGTCGGCATCGCCTCGCTTCGGCGGGACCTGCCCGTCGACGCCAGCCAGGAGCAGGTGGAGGCGGTGGTCGCCGAGTTGAACGCCGATCCGGCGTGCCACGGCTACATCGTGCAGTTGCCGATGCCGGCGCAGATCGACACCCAGCGGGTGCTGGAGCGGGTCGACCCGAACAAGGACGCCGACGGGCTGCACCCGGTCAACCTCGGCCGGCTGGTGCTCGGCTTCGACGCGCCGGTCGCCTGTACTCCCCGGGGCATCGTGGAGCTGCTGCGTCGCAACGAGATCCGGCTCCGGGGCGCGGAGGTGGTGGTGATCGGTCGGGGTACGACCGTCGGTCGGCCGTTGGGTCTGCTGCTGACCCGGCGCAGCGAGAACGCCACGGTGACGCTGTGCCACACCGGCACCCTCGATCTGGGCGACCACACCCGGCGGGCGGAGATCGTGATCGCCGCGGCCGGCGTGCCCGGTCTGGTCACCGCCGAGATGATCACGCCGGGAACCACTGTCATCGACGTGGGCATCACCCGGGTGATCGGCGAGAACGGCAAGGGGCAGTACACCGGTGACGTGTCGCCGGACGTCGCCGAGGTGGCCGGGGCGGTCGCCCCGGTGCCCGGCGGGATCGGCCCGATGACCCGGGCGATGCTGCTCACCAACGTGGTCGAGCTGGCTGAACGGGGCATCGCCGGCCGGTGA
- the mdh gene encoding malate dehydrogenase: protein MGKKVTVVGAGFYGSTTAQRLAEYDIFDTVVLTDIIEGKPEGLALDLNQSRPIEGFETKVVGATTGVDGSGYEVISGSDVVIITAGLPRKPGMSRMDLLGVNAKIVRGVAENVARYAPDAVVIVVSNPLDEMTALAQIATGFPRNRVLGQAGMLDSARFSHFVAETLAVPVASVRTLTLGSHGDTMVPVPSQCTVNGKPLTELLPADKVEELVVRTRNGGAEVVALLKTGSAYYAPSAAAARMAKAVAEDSGAVMPVCAWVTGEYGIDGVYLGVEAELGAAGVRRVVTTDLTESERAALAEAAEAVRAKQADVADL, encoded by the coding sequence ATGGGCAAGAAGGTCACCGTCGTCGGGGCCGGCTTCTACGGCTCGACGACCGCGCAGCGCCTGGCCGAGTACGACATCTTCGACACCGTCGTGCTGACCGACATCATCGAAGGCAAGCCCGAGGGACTGGCCCTCGACCTCAACCAGTCGCGGCCGATCGAGGGCTTCGAGACCAAGGTCGTCGGGGCCACCACCGGGGTGGACGGCTCCGGCTACGAGGTGATCTCCGGCTCCGACGTCGTCATCATCACCGCCGGTCTGCCCCGTAAGCCGGGGATGAGCCGGATGGACCTGCTCGGGGTCAACGCCAAGATCGTTCGTGGGGTGGCGGAGAACGTCGCCCGGTACGCCCCGGACGCGGTCGTCATCGTGGTGTCCAACCCGCTCGACGAGATGACCGCGCTGGCCCAGATCGCCACCGGCTTCCCGCGCAACCGGGTGCTCGGCCAGGCCGGCATGCTGGACAGCGCACGGTTCTCGCACTTCGTCGCGGAGACGCTCGCCGTACCGGTGGCGTCGGTACGCACGCTGACCCTGGGGTCGCACGGCGACACCATGGTGCCGGTGCCGTCGCAGTGCACCGTCAACGGCAAGCCGCTGACCGAGCTGCTGCCGGCGGACAAGGTCGAGGAGCTGGTGGTCCGGACCCGCAACGGCGGCGCCGAGGTGGTCGCGCTGCTCAAGACCGGATCGGCGTACTACGCGCCGTCGGCGGCCGCGGCCCGGATGGCCAAGGCGGTGGCCGAGGACTCCGGCGCGGTGATGCCGGTCTGCGCCTGGGTCACCGGTGAGTACGGCATCGACGGCGTCTACCTGGGCGTCGAGGCCGAGCTGGGCGCGGCGGGGGTGCGTCGGGTGGTCACCACCGACCTGACCGAGTCGGAGCGCGCGGCGCTGGCCGAGGCGGCCGAGGCGGTCCGGGCCAAGCAGGCGGACGTCGCCGACCTCTGA
- a CDS encoding NADP-dependent isocitrate dehydrogenase, with product MAKIKVTNPVVELDGDEMTRIIWKQIREQLILPYLDVDLHYYDLSIQYRDETDDQVTVDAANAIKQHGVGVKCATITPDEARVEEFGLKKMWRSPNGTIRNILGGVVFREPIIMSNVPRLVPGWTKPIIIGRHAHGDQYKASDFVVPGPGTVTITYTPADGSAPVEIEVANFAGGGVAMGMYNFDESIRDFARASLRYGLDRGYPVYLSTKNTILKAYDGRFKDIFAEVFEAEFAAEFAAAGITYEHRLIDDMVAAALKWEGGFVWACKNYDGDVQSDTVAQGFGSLGLMTSVLMTPDGRTVEAEAAHGTVTRHYRQWQKGEKTSTNPIASIFAWTRGLAHRGKLDGTPAVTEFANTLEQVCIDTVEGGQMTKDLALLIGRDAPWLTTDEFMSALDANLAKRLNV from the coding sequence ATGGCGAAGATCAAGGTAACGAACCCGGTCGTCGAGCTCGACGGCGACGAGATGACCCGGATCATCTGGAAGCAGATCCGGGAGCAGCTGATCCTGCCCTACCTCGACGTCGACCTGCACTACTACGACCTGTCGATCCAGTACCGCGACGAGACCGACGACCAGGTGACGGTGGACGCCGCGAACGCCATCAAGCAGCACGGCGTCGGCGTGAAGTGCGCCACCATCACCCCGGACGAGGCCCGGGTCGAGGAATTCGGCCTGAAGAAGATGTGGCGCTCGCCGAACGGCACCATCCGTAACATCCTCGGCGGAGTGGTGTTCCGCGAGCCGATCATCATGTCGAACGTGCCGCGGCTGGTGCCCGGCTGGACCAAGCCGATCATCATCGGCCGGCACGCCCACGGCGACCAGTACAAGGCCTCCGACTTCGTGGTGCCCGGACCGGGCACGGTGACCATCACCTACACCCCGGCCGACGGCAGTGCCCCGGTCGAGATCGAGGTCGCGAACTTCGCCGGTGGCGGCGTCGCGATGGGCATGTACAACTTCGACGAGTCGATCCGGGACTTCGCCCGCGCCTCGCTGCGCTACGGCCTGGACCGTGGTTACCCGGTCTACCTGTCGACCAAGAACACCATCCTCAAGGCGTACGACGGCCGGTTCAAGGACATCTTCGCCGAGGTGTTCGAGGCCGAGTTCGCCGCCGAGTTCGCCGCGGCCGGGATCACCTACGAGCACCGGCTGATCGACGACATGGTCGCCGCCGCGCTCAAGTGGGAGGGCGGCTTCGTCTGGGCCTGCAAGAACTACGACGGTGACGTGCAGTCAGACACGGTCGCGCAGGGCTTCGGCTCGCTCGGCCTGATGACCTCGGTGCTGATGACCCCGGACGGCCGTACGGTGGAGGCCGAGGCGGCGCACGGCACGGTCACCCGGCACTACCGGCAGTGGCAGAAGGGCGAGAAGACGTCGACGAACCCGATCGCGTCGATCTTCGCCTGGACCCGGGGTCTGGCGCACCGGGGCAAGCTGGACGGCACCCCGGCGGTCACCGAGTTCGCCAACACGCTGGAGCAGGTCTGCATCGACACCGTCGAGGGCGGCCAGATGACCAAGGACCTGGCGCTGCTGATCGGTCGGGACGCTCCGTGGCTGACCACTGACGAGTTCATGTCGGCGCTGGACGCGAACCTGGCCAAGCGCCTGAACGTCTGA